Proteins encoded by one window of Gordonia jinghuaiqii:
- a CDS encoding MFS transporter — translation MITSPYAGPRPWIVWGVGMFSYVVAVLDRTTFGVSGVQATERFGVSASVLSTFVLVQVIVYSGAQVPAGVLLDRFGSRLMIVTGGTLMACGQVLLAVTTELGHALTARVLVGLGDAFMFIAVISLVPRWFAPRRIPIVTQLTGIGGQLGQVLSAVPFLAILEARGWATAYLSAAAVGLVAVALAAAFIRNQPPGVSCGTVGPIAHQKRALIGPIRAVWRSAGTRLAFFTHMGTQFSMNTFSLMWGLPYLILGQGLSSQLAGALMSFSVVVMVVSAPLVGAVTSRYPNRRVQMALGYVAGLIATWAGVLVLPTAAPLWVLVILMTVIGLGGPASIIALDIVRTSTQPANLGTAQAITNLGGYLGSLALLQGMGMAINAAGGYSFDSFRIAWSMQAVLWIVALVGIALSARAFRAETRAL, via the coding sequence ATGATCACGTCACCGTACGCCGGCCCACGCCCCTGGATCGTGTGGGGCGTCGGCATGTTCAGCTACGTAGTGGCAGTGCTGGACCGTACGACCTTCGGTGTGTCCGGGGTGCAGGCCACCGAGAGGTTCGGCGTCTCGGCGAGCGTGCTGTCGACGTTCGTCCTGGTTCAGGTCATCGTGTACTCCGGCGCGCAGGTCCCGGCAGGGGTACTGCTCGATCGCTTCGGTTCCCGTCTCATGATCGTGACCGGCGGAACGCTGATGGCGTGTGGACAGGTACTGCTGGCTGTCACCACCGAACTGGGACATGCGCTGACGGCACGGGTGCTCGTCGGCCTCGGCGACGCCTTCATGTTCATTGCGGTCATCTCACTGGTTCCTCGCTGGTTCGCGCCACGACGCATCCCAATCGTCACCCAGCTGACCGGCATCGGTGGACAGCTCGGACAAGTGCTGTCAGCGGTACCCTTCTTGGCGATTCTCGAGGCACGCGGTTGGGCGACTGCGTATCTCAGTGCCGCAGCCGTAGGACTCGTCGCGGTCGCCCTGGCGGCAGCGTTCATCCGGAACCAGCCGCCTGGCGTTTCGTGCGGCACGGTCGGTCCAATCGCTCACCAGAAGCGGGCCCTGATCGGCCCGATCCGAGCGGTGTGGCGCAGTGCTGGCACTCGTCTCGCATTCTTCACCCACATGGGCACGCAATTCTCGATGAACACTTTCTCGCTGATGTGGGGACTCCCCTATCTCATACTCGGCCAGGGCTTGTCGTCACAACTCGCCGGCGCACTGATGAGTTTTTCTGTCGTCGTAATGGTCGTCTCCGCACCCCTCGTCGGCGCAGTCACCAGTCGGTATCCGAACCGTCGCGTACAAATGGCGCTCGGCTACGTCGCCGGCCTCATAGCCACGTGGGCCGGTGTCCTGGTACTGCCGACCGCCGCGCCACTGTGGGTCCTCGTCATCCTCATGACGGTGATCGGGCTCGGCGGACCGGCATCGATCATCGCCCTCGACATCGTCCGAACCAGCACGCAACCCGCGAATCTGGGTACCGCTCAGGCGATCACGAATCTCGGCGGCTACCTCGGATCACTGGCCCTTCTGCAGGGTATGGGCATGGCGATCAATGCAGCAGGCGGATATTCCTTCGACTCCTTCCGGATCGCCTGGTCGATGCAGGCGGTGCTGTGGATCGTCGCCCTGGTCGGCATCGCGCTGTCAGCACGAGCGTTCCGAGCGGAGACTCGCGCTCTTTGA